From Zavarzinella sp., one genomic window encodes:
- a CDS encoding sulfite exporter TauE/SafE family protein gives MEIIGFIDAHPLLVYITLGISAFLAGAVNSIAGGGTLLTFPALTAVISGVQANATSTVALFPGSVASAIGYRSELHHCKRLIRLLILPSIIGGIIGSLLVTEFPPDVFDRLVPWLILCAALLFMVQPFFKKFLKTTPNADFSTTRVVLVLLGQLAISIYGGYFGAGIGILMLSILPFMGTGNIHHTNAAKTFLASLINAVTVVIFIAKGKVIWHLALPMVICSIIGGYAGARMARRISPNIVRYIVIGIGISLSAYYMYDRFAK, from the coding sequence ATGGAAATAATTGGTTTCATCGACGCCCACCCACTTCTGGTTTATATCACTTTGGGCATCAGTGCGTTTCTGGCGGGTGCGGTCAATTCGATCGCAGGTGGGGGGACGTTGCTGACATTTCCCGCACTCACAGCAGTGATTTCGGGAGTGCAGGCAAACGCCACCAGCACCGTAGCATTGTTTCCAGGCTCCGTTGCATCAGCAATCGGTTATAGATCAGAATTACACCACTGTAAGCGGCTGATTCGGCTGCTGATTCTGCCCAGCATCATCGGTGGTATCATCGGCTCGCTGTTGGTAACTGAATTTCCACCAGATGTCTTTGATCGACTGGTGCCCTGGCTGATTCTTTGTGCCGCACTGCTGTTTATGGTGCAGCCATTTTTCAAAAAATTCCTGAAAACCACCCCAAACGCAGATTTTTCTACCACCCGCGTGGTTCTGGTATTGTTGGGTCAATTGGCTATTTCGATTTATGGCGGCTACTTCGGTGCAGGAATCGGCATTTTGATGTTGAGCATTCTGCCTTTTATGGGCACAGGTAACATCCACCACACGAACGCAGCGAAGACGTTTCTGGCATCGCTGATCAACGCGGTAACAGTGGTCATTTTTATTGCCAAAGGCAAGGTGATCTGGCACCTGGCGTTACCGATGGTAATCTGTTCGATCATCGGTGGCTATGCGGGCGCTCGCATGGCCAGAAGGATTTCTCCCAACATCGTTCGCTATATCGTGATCGGCATTGGCATCAGCCTCTCAGCGTACTACATGTATGACCGGTTTGCGAAATAA
- a CDS encoding SulP family inorganic anion transporter produces the protein MSTISQYFTPKGLVKDFLAGIIVFLVALPLCLGIALASNAPLFSGLVAGIVGGILVGLLSGSQTSVTGPAAGLTAIVAAQITSLGSFNTFLLAVFIAGIIQIGMGIAKAGILSSFFPSSVIKGLLAAIGVILILKQLPYLLGHDMKSTEVSAPNIIIEMKHIFIGEIHLGALVVGLLSMAFLIVWDKIKVLKKSLVPAPLLVVVFGVIVSQIFRTLGGDWVLSNPDRFMVQVPVAENPMQFLGFFTMPDFKQLSNEAVYITAITIAIVASLETLLNLEAVDRLDKKQRTSPASRELFAQGVGNMTCGLIGGLPVTSVIIRGSVNINAGSETKLSAVIHGVLLLGCVMLLPVYLNFIPLSCLAAILLMTGFKLVSINLMKQMWKDGFYQFFPFIITLLAIVISDLLIGIVIGLIVSVFFVLNSNMRRPIRRYVERHVGGDVLHIELANQVSFLNRAALENVLRSAKPGSHILLDGRNTDYIDPDVLSLIKDFKAETAPIYNIQVSLKGFRDKYQLQDEIQYVDYTTRELQEQLTPEKVLRYLIEGNKRFRLGRSLERDYNRQINSTAARQSPMAVILSCIDSRAPVELVFDLGIGDVFSARIAGNVTSTGLVGSIEYACAIAGAKLIMVMGHTRCGAVGAAVEYVCKERTIAEDTGCQLIDPLIQEISHSIDRHVCSTIHKKNPSQIQDYANEVATKNVRHSIQRILEMSIKLKELVNEGKIAIVGAVYDVASGEIHYLFDHSVGLNLDDVKALTETVS, from the coding sequence ATGTCTACGATTTCACAGTATTTCACACCAAAAGGGTTAGTGAAGGACTTTCTGGCAGGCATTATTGTTTTTCTGGTGGCATTGCCACTCTGTCTGGGCATTGCACTTGCTTCTAATGCCCCACTTTTTTCAGGATTGGTCGCCGGAATTGTTGGCGGTATCCTTGTTGGATTGCTCAGTGGATCACAAACCAGTGTAACTGGGCCTGCCGCTGGATTAACAGCAATTGTCGCTGCACAGATCACTAGCTTGGGATCGTTTAACACATTTTTACTGGCAGTATTTATTGCTGGCATTATTCAGATTGGCATGGGGATTGCAAAAGCAGGCATTCTATCCTCGTTTTTCCCGTCCAGTGTTATCAAAGGATTATTGGCTGCAATTGGCGTAATCCTGATCTTGAAACAACTCCCTTACCTGCTGGGCCATGACATGAAAAGCACTGAAGTAAGTGCCCCAAATATTATCATCGAAATGAAGCACATTTTCATTGGTGAAATTCACTTAGGCGCTCTTGTCGTCGGCTTGTTATCCATGGCGTTTCTGATTGTTTGGGACAAGATTAAAGTATTGAAGAAATCGCTCGTTCCAGCGCCACTATTGGTAGTTGTTTTTGGAGTGATCGTTTCCCAGATTTTTCGAACCTTGGGCGGAGATTGGGTGCTGTCCAATCCTGACCGATTTATGGTTCAGGTACCCGTTGCTGAAAACCCCATGCAGTTTTTGGGGTTTTTTACGATGCCAGATTTTAAGCAGTTGAGCAACGAGGCAGTTTATATTACTGCGATCACCATTGCAATCGTTGCTTCGTTAGAGACTCTGTTAAATCTGGAGGCGGTTGATCGTCTGGATAAAAAGCAGCGAACATCCCCTGCTAGCAGGGAACTGTTTGCGCAGGGGGTTGGGAACATGACATGTGGACTGATCGGAGGTCTGCCAGTTACATCAGTAATTATTCGTGGCTCGGTGAATATCAATGCTGGCTCAGAGACGAAACTTTCAGCGGTGATTCATGGTGTATTGCTGCTTGGATGTGTGATGTTGCTACCAGTTTATCTGAACTTTATCCCGCTTTCCTGCTTAGCGGCAATATTATTGATGACAGGTTTTAAACTGGTCAGTATCAATCTGATGAAACAGATGTGGAAAGATGGGTTCTATCAATTTTTCCCATTTATCATTACTTTACTGGCAATCGTTATTTCAGACTTACTGATCGGGATTGTTATTGGTCTGATTGTTAGTGTTTTCTTTGTTCTTAACAGCAATATGCGTCGCCCTATACGAAGATATGTTGAACGCCATGTTGGTGGAGATGTCCTGCACATCGAACTTGCAAATCAGGTCAGTTTCTTGAATCGAGCTGCACTGGAAAATGTCTTACGCTCTGCGAAACCAGGATCCCACATATTGTTAGATGGACGGAATACAGATTATATCGATCCGGATGTTTTGAGTTTGATCAAAGATTTCAAAGCAGAAACTGCGCCAATTTATAATATTCAGGTGAGTCTGAAAGGTTTTCGAGATAAGTATCAGTTACAGGATGAGATTCAGTATGTCGACTATACAACGAGAGAACTCCAGGAACAATTAACACCAGAAAAAGTTCTGCGTTACCTGATTGAAGGAAATAAGCGATTTCGGCTGGGTCGATCGCTTGAACGCGACTATAATCGACAAATCAATTCTACTGCTGCGAGGCAAAGTCCCATGGCAGTGATTTTAAGCTGTATTGATTCCCGTGCTCCTGTAGAACTGGTTTTTGATCTAGGTATTGGCGATGTTTTCAGTGCAAGAATTGCTGGCAATGTTACCAGTACGGGTTTAGTGGGTAGCATTGAATACGCTTGTGCAATTGCAGGAGCGAAACTGATCATGGTCATGGGTCATACGCGTTGTGGTGCTGTCGGAGCAGCAGTAGAGTATGTATGTAAAGAACGTACGATTGCCGAAGACACAGGTTGTCAACTGATTGATCCATTAATTCAAGAAATATCTCATTCAATCGATAGGCATGTGTGCAGTACAATTCATAAAAAAAATCCGTCTCAAATTCAGGATTATGCAAATGAAGTGGCAACAAAGAATGTGCGCCATTCGATCCAGCGTATCCTGGAAATGAGCATCAAACTAAAAGAATTGGTTAACGAAGGTAAGATTGCGATTGTTGGTGCAGTGTACGATGTTGCATCTGGGGAGATACATTATTTATTTGACCATTCTGTAGGTCTCAATTTAGATGATGTGAAAGCATTGACAGAAACAGTTTCTTAA
- the frr gene encoding ribosome recycling factor, producing the protein MNTEQALKDARDRMDKALDVLKNELKGLRTGRASPALLDALRVEYYGQQTPIKQLAAVTAPEAQQLLIKPFDVAALKDIEKAIRSSDLGLAPDNDGKVIRLKIPPMSGEQRTKMVKKVKELAEAAKVSCRNIRRDSNKVVETAEKDKIISEDESKKTKDKIQDVLKQYEGKVDEVATAKTKEIQEG; encoded by the coding sequence ATGAATACCGAACAAGCGTTGAAAGATGCAAGGGACCGGATGGATAAGGCACTCGATGTGCTGAAAAACGAATTGAAAGGCCTGCGAACTGGACGAGCTTCTCCCGCACTGCTGGATGCACTGCGAGTGGAATACTATGGTCAGCAAACCCCCATCAAACAGCTTGCTGCAGTGACCGCACCAGAAGCACAACAATTGCTGATTAAACCTTTTGATGTGGCAGCATTGAAGGATATCGAGAAGGCTATCCGTTCCAGCGACCTTGGGCTGGCACCGGATAATGATGGTAAGGTGATTCGCCTGAAAATCCCACCGATGTCTGGTGAGCAACGCACCAAAATGGTCAAAAAAGTAAAAGAATTAGCGGAAGCTGCAAAAGTATCCTGCCGCAATATCCGACGAGATTCCAACAAGGTTGTTGAAACGGCAGAGAAAGACAAAATCATCTCCGAAGACGAATCCAAAAAGACCAAAGACAAGATTCAAGACGTTTTGAAGCAGTATGAAGGCAAAGTTGATGAAGTGGCTACTGCCAAAACGAAAGAAATTCAGGAAGGCTAA
- a CDS encoding calcium-translocating P-type ATPase, PMCA-type — MRTLKELSQLFPNHREQGLNNQQVTLSKEQFGSNRLTPLPQEPLWRKFLSKFDDAIIKILLGATLLKTVVDLFEAKGPYGWIGLGLVLVTFILAFALKLREWLPSLMFAVAIILVGISMTTQHPSFEGLAVMIAVVLATGVAFASEYKSDREFEILNSQKETLKAKVFRDGEIHLVPLEEVVTGDLVQLEMGDEIPADGRIVLSTELMIDQSLMTGESEPVRKLVGGEEETVEGPDQAACVYRGTQVIDGSGAMVVATVGDETMIGQIAKRLSADTGDEDESEDPTKTEEKRIQQKLTLSKEETPLQQKLSKLAQQISMVGYIAAIAIFVALLFRGIFVLDEIRFFAHDGISQAQAIRTSIGHLLDYFVYMVIIIVVAVPEGLPVSVTVSLAMAMRKMTRANSLVRQLVACETIGSATVICSDKTGTLTQNKMLVDRLGVGLSTYDRSNEWPKPAESLQSPTDWIAFNSMVNSTANLEHTSEKTLVIGNSTEGSLLQWAAEFNLHYLQTRRKHPLFYQLHFSSDRKRMSSVVGVGNHSVLLVKGAPEMVLELCTQRTDERGNVVALTDSDKNTIVQQLKDAAGKAMRTLAFAHRPLEVGTPADQDTLHEQREKLETNLIFDGFVAIRDPLRPDVRRSIDECRGAGINVIMITGDNIETANAIGKDIGLLDQEGTISITSTEFNQMTDEEVTAKLGQIRILARARPLDKYRMVRLLQEQKEVVAVTGDGTNDAPALKKADVGLAMGIAGTEVAKEASKIVLLDDSFATIVKAVHWGRALYENIQRFIQFQLTINVSALLIAFLGPFLGVTPPFTVLQLLWINVIMDTFAAIALCSEPPRAGLMKMKPKRRDESIVTGSMFVGILSTAGFFLVVMLAMLLAMKSGFLGEGSGPNPDRWAFDPLNIRQVSLFFTLYVMFQVWNEINCRSLTPDVSGFVGLFKNQVFLGILGATVIGQILIVSFGGKIFSVEPLSLLDWLLLTLAASSVLLFGEIVRRIRMKVGK; from the coding sequence ATGCGCACCCTCAAAGAACTATCCCAATTGTTCCCGAATCATCGGGAACAGGGGCTGAACAACCAACAAGTAACTCTCAGCAAAGAACAGTTTGGAAGCAATCGACTGACTCCACTTCCACAGGAACCGCTTTGGCGCAAATTTCTAAGCAAGTTTGATGATGCCATCATCAAAATTCTGCTGGGAGCAACTCTGCTGAAAACGGTAGTCGATCTGTTTGAAGCCAAAGGTCCTTACGGCTGGATCGGCCTGGGCCTGGTACTGGTAACCTTCATTTTAGCGTTTGCGTTAAAGCTACGGGAATGGCTACCTTCTTTGATGTTTGCGGTTGCCATCATTCTGGTGGGAATCAGCATGACAACGCAACATCCATCCTTTGAAGGACTTGCGGTGATGATTGCTGTGGTTTTAGCCACGGGAGTTGCATTTGCCAGTGAATACAAAAGCGATCGGGAATTCGAAATCCTGAATTCGCAAAAAGAAACGCTGAAAGCAAAAGTGTTCCGCGATGGTGAAATCCACCTTGTCCCGCTGGAAGAGGTGGTTACTGGTGATCTTGTTCAATTGGAAATGGGAGACGAAATCCCCGCAGATGGTCGAATCGTACTTTCTACGGAATTGATGATTGACCAATCTTTGATGACTGGAGAATCAGAACCAGTTCGGAAACTGGTTGGCGGCGAAGAAGAAACAGTCGAAGGGCCTGATCAGGCTGCATGTGTCTACCGCGGTACCCAGGTGATTGATGGTTCAGGGGCAATGGTTGTTGCAACTGTTGGCGATGAAACGATGATCGGGCAGATTGCCAAGCGTTTGTCGGCGGATACGGGAGATGAAGACGAGTCGGAAGATCCCACAAAAACGGAAGAAAAGCGAATTCAACAGAAACTGACGCTATCGAAAGAAGAAACCCCTCTGCAGCAAAAATTAAGCAAACTTGCCCAACAGATCAGCATGGTGGGCTATATTGCCGCCATTGCAATTTTTGTTGCCCTGCTCTTCCGTGGGATTTTTGTTCTCGATGAAATCCGCTTTTTTGCCCACGATGGCATTTCGCAGGCACAGGCGATACGCACCAGCATTGGCCACCTGCTGGATTATTTTGTCTACATGGTCATCATTATTGTGGTGGCGGTGCCAGAAGGTTTGCCAGTCAGCGTGACAGTTTCTCTGGCAATGGCGATGCGGAAAATGACCCGCGCCAACAGTCTTGTGAGACAACTCGTTGCCTGTGAAACAATTGGCAGTGCCACCGTGATCTGTTCAGACAAAACCGGCACCCTTACCCAAAATAAAATGCTGGTTGACCGACTGGGGGTAGGCCTGTCAACATACGATCGCTCCAATGAATGGCCAAAACCCGCCGAAAGTCTGCAGTCTCCCACCGATTGGATTGCGTTCAACAGTATGGTCAATTCCACTGCCAACCTGGAACACACCAGCGAGAAGACACTGGTTATTGGTAACTCTACGGAAGGCTCACTACTGCAATGGGCTGCAGAATTTAACTTGCATTACCTGCAAACACGCAGAAAACACCCCCTTTTCTACCAGTTGCATTTTTCCAGTGATCGCAAACGGATGAGTTCCGTTGTGGGTGTGGGCAATCATTCCGTATTGCTTGTCAAAGGTGCACCAGAAATGGTTCTGGAATTATGTACGCAACGCACCGATGAGCGTGGAAACGTAGTAGCTCTAACAGACTCTGACAAAAATACGATTGTACAACAATTAAAGGATGCTGCTGGCAAAGCGATGCGGACACTGGCATTCGCCCACCGACCGCTGGAAGTGGGAACGCCCGCCGATCAGGATACTCTCCACGAACAGCGGGAAAAGCTGGAAACAAACCTAATTTTTGATGGTTTTGTTGCAATCCGCGACCCACTGCGTCCGGACGTCCGACGATCCATTGATGAATGTCGGGGGGCAGGCATCAATGTCATCATGATCACTGGCGATAATATTGAAACCGCCAACGCCATTGGCAAAGATATCGGCCTATTAGATCAGGAAGGTACGATCTCAATCACTTCAACCGAATTCAACCAGATGACGGACGAAGAAGTGACAGCAAAACTGGGGCAAATCCGGATTCTGGCACGTGCAAGACCGCTCGACAAATACCGGATGGTTCGATTGCTGCAGGAACAGAAAGAAGTGGTTGCTGTTACTGGCGATGGCACGAATGATGCACCTGCTTTGAAGAAGGCCGATGTGGGTCTTGCCATGGGGATCGCTGGAACCGAAGTGGCGAAAGAAGCCAGCAAAATTGTACTACTGGACGACTCGTTTGCAACAATCGTCAAAGCGGTTCACTGGGGCCGTGCACTATACGAAAATATTCAGCGATTTATCCAGTTCCAGTTAACGATCAATGTCTCTGCTCTGTTAATCGCATTTTTGGGCCCATTCCTTGGTGTTACCCCGCCATTTACAGTGCTGCAATTGCTCTGGATTAACGTTATTATGGACACTTTCGCAGCAATCGCACTCTGCTCCGAACCGCCACGTGCTGGGCTAATGAAAATGAAGCCGAAACGGCGGGATGAAAGCATTGTAACCGGCTCAATGTTTGTTGGGATTCTCAGTACTGCAGGATTCTTCCTTGTAGTGATGCTGGCCATGTTGTTGGCAATGAAATCCGGCTTCCTTGGCGAAGGGAGTGGGCCGAATCCGGATCGCTGGGCTTTCGATCCATTGAATATTCGACAGGTAAGCCTCTTTTTCACTCTGTATGTGATGTTCCAGGTATGGAATGAGATCAACTGTCGTTCTTTGACACCAGATGTCAGCGGGTTCGTTGGCTTATTCAAGAATCAAGTATTCCTCGGAATCCTGGGAGCCACAGTCATTGGCCAGATCCTGATCGTCAGTTTTGGTGGCAAAATATTCTCCGTGGAACCTTTGTCTCTGCTCGATTGGTTGTTACTGACATTGGCAGCCAGTTCAGTCTTGCTTTTCGGAGAAATTGTGCGAAGGATTCGAATGAAGGTTGGCAAATAG
- a CDS encoding alkaline phosphatase D family protein, whose translation MKIVTCLLLCTLAIFPAAAEDQPISRIAFGSCASQDRPLPIFDRMVELKPEIYLALGDNIYADTTDMAVMKSKYDKLADTDQWKKLKATCPILATWDDHDLGRDDAGEDYPKREESQELFLDFFGVAKDDPVRKQRGIYTAKIVGPENQRVQFIMLDCRYFRSNLEKGPRLPGSRVEPYIPNTAPEATMLGEEQWKWLEEQLQKPAELRIISSSIQVISEEHPYEKWANIPKERQRLYNLIVKTKARGVVLLSGDRHLADISMRDDLIGYPLYDLTSSGLNQGSKVWRAPEPNKFRVGGMPHGDNFGLIEIDWKSRLISMQLRDVDGEIAVKDKIKIDLLVPPGTIVKADPLPHTPGEGAISPRDARSSVGQEVVVEMKVQSAGQSATRMFLNSEKDFRDKLNFAVVLGKEAFTGTYEKATTATFQDQIIRVTGKVSTFRGEAQIVITDAKQLEILKK comes from the coding sequence ATGAAAATTGTAACATGTCTTTTGCTATGTACTCTAGCGATATTCCCTGCAGCAGCCGAAGATCAGCCAATTTCCCGAATTGCGTTCGGCTCATGTGCCAGCCAGGACCGCCCGCTGCCAATTTTTGATCGCATGGTGGAATTAAAACCAGAAATCTATCTTGCGTTAGGGGATAACATTTATGCTGACACCACAGATATGGCGGTGATGAAGTCCAAATACGATAAACTGGCAGACACGGATCAATGGAAGAAATTGAAAGCGACTTGCCCAATTCTGGCAACATGGGACGACCATGACCTGGGCCGGGACGATGCAGGTGAAGACTATCCAAAACGTGAAGAATCACAGGAATTATTTCTGGACTTCTTCGGTGTTGCAAAAGACGATCCTGTGCGAAAGCAGCGTGGGATTTATACTGCAAAAATCGTCGGGCCAGAAAATCAGCGTGTCCAGTTCATCATGCTGGATTGTCGCTATTTCCGAAGCAATCTGGAAAAAGGTCCCAGACTACCAGGTAGCAGAGTTGAACCTTACATTCCCAACACGGCACCCGAAGCGACCATGTTAGGTGAAGAGCAATGGAAATGGCTGGAGGAACAATTGCAGAAGCCTGCGGAACTTAGAATCATTTCATCGAGCATCCAGGTAATATCCGAAGAACATCCCTACGAAAAATGGGCAAATATCCCGAAAGAACGCCAACGACTTTATAATTTGATCGTAAAAACCAAAGCTCGTGGCGTCGTACTGTTAAGTGGTGATCGGCACCTGGCTGACATTTCCATGCGGGACGACTTGATTGGATATCCTTTATATGATCTCACATCAAGTGGACTGAATCAGGGCAGTAAAGTCTGGCGAGCACCAGAACCCAACAAATTCCGTGTTGGCGGCATGCCGCACGGTGACAATTTTGGCTTGATTGAGATCGACTGGAAAAGCCGGCTGATTTCGATGCAATTGCGAGATGTCGACGGCGAAATTGCTGTCAAAGACAAGATCAAGATCGATTTGCTTGTCCCGCCTGGTACTATTGTAAAAGCAGACCCACTGCCACACACACCTGGAGAAGGAGCAATTTCCCCACGTGATGCCCGGTCCAGTGTAGGTCAGGAAGTAGTTGTGGAAATGAAAGTGCAATCTGCTGGACAATCCGCAACAAGAATGTTTTTAAACTCAGAAAAGGATTTTCGAGACAAACTGAATTTCGCAGTCGTGCTTGGGAAAGAAGCTTTCACCGGTACTTACGAAAAAGCCACGACAGCGACCTTTCAAGATCAGATCATTCGAGTAACCGGCAAAGTAAGCACATTCCGTGGGGAAGCTCAAATCGTAATCACTGACGCAAAGCAACTGGAAATTCTCAAGAAATAA
- the pyrH gene encoding UMP kinase produces MTDSSQPQLKYKRVLLKMSGEALGFPGQSGISLDETMSIAQQVKTVVDMGVELAIVVGGGNILRGAQFSARGDLIDHPTADYMGMLATIMNGMALQEVLEKNGVETRLLTSLRVDNVAEYFVRRRALRHLFKKRVVILAGGTGNTGVTTDTAAALRAVELECDIVLKATKVDGIYSEDPEKNPHAIFYPRLTFSEVIEQRLKVMDAQAFSTCSEKDVPILVFNFKRPGNIERAVTGQQVGTLVSTK; encoded by the coding sequence ATGACGGACTCCAGCCAGCCACAACTGAAATACAAGCGCGTACTCCTCAAGATGAGCGGGGAGGCACTTGGGTTTCCTGGCCAGAGTGGCATCAGTCTCGATGAAACGATGTCAATCGCCCAGCAGGTGAAAACCGTTGTCGACATGGGTGTTGAACTGGCTATTGTAGTAGGTGGGGGCAACATTTTACGTGGGGCACAATTTTCCGCCCGTGGCGATCTGATTGACCACCCCACCGCTGACTATATGGGAATGTTAGCCACGATCATGAACGGGATGGCACTGCAGGAAGTTCTGGAAAAAAACGGCGTTGAAACCCGCTTATTAACCTCCCTGCGTGTAGATAACGTAGCAGAGTACTTTGTTCGGCGACGGGCCTTACGCCACCTGTTTAAGAAACGGGTAGTAATCCTTGCTGGTGGGACAGGCAATACGGGTGTCACCACTGATACCGCAGCTGCCCTGCGTGCGGTGGAATTGGAATGCGATATTGTGCTGAAAGCCACAAAAGTCGACGGGATTTATTCAGAAGATCCTGAAAAAAATCCCCACGCTATTTTCTACCCACGCCTGACTTTTAGTGAAGTGATCGAACAGAGATTGAAGGTGATGGATGCTCAGGCATTTTCCACCTGCTCCGAAAAGGATGTTCCAATCCTGGTATTTAATTTCAAACGCCCAGGTAATATTGAACGCGCCGTCACTGGCCAGCAAGTGGGTACACTTGTTTCGACGAAATAA
- a CDS encoding LapA family protein yields the protein MKNIAVVVFVLILVLIGIICFQNFSQISVKLLVVQVSMPLPLLIIGAYLLGMITGYTVLKYFRNSIKTVQQTIKR from the coding sequence ATGAAAAATATTGCAGTGGTGGTTTTTGTTCTGATCCTGGTGCTGATCGGGATTATCTGTTTCCAGAATTTTTCGCAGATTTCAGTGAAACTGCTGGTGGTGCAGGTCAGCATGCCCCTACCGCTCCTAATTATCGGTGCGTACCTGTTAGGGATGATTACTGGATACACTGTTCTAAAATATTTCCGAAATTCGATCAAAACAGTCCAGCAGACAATTAAACGATAG
- a CDS encoding iron-containing alcohol dehydrogenase, whose translation MRTVYQFASAGQLIFGNNSLLQLNEVIQQLGIRKIMLITDPILEQIGMSKKVISATGTKVLSFTESEPEPSLSMVRKAAELAIKEQPDALIALGGGSNIDATKLVGIILQHGGDPRDYVGEHRVPGPIVPLIAIPTTAGTGSEVSQAAVFTDTERQLKVSCLSPYLRPKIAIVDPLLTYSCPPKVTADSGIDALTHAIEAYTAIDNADYPLPPNERSTYQGKNPIADMYAEKTIHLVSHYLVRAYRDPNDAEAREGMALAATMGGLAFSNAGVALVHAMEYPVGAAVHVSHGAGNGLLLPYIMQYNLPVRQQAFQKIAGLMGVSGVGKDGVSAALRAIDAVRELRKAIDIPERLRDLGVKQSQLAEFAVKAHSFTRLMRVNPQFPTVAEIEQIYQAAW comes from the coding sequence ATGAGAACTGTTTATCAATTTGCCAGTGCCGGACAGTTGATTTTTGGCAATAACTCTCTGTTGCAATTGAACGAAGTAATTCAGCAGTTAGGTATTCGCAAAATCATGTTGATTACCGACCCGATCCTGGAACAGATTGGGATGTCCAAAAAGGTAATCAGTGCTACGGGTACTAAAGTACTATCATTTACGGAAAGTGAACCAGAACCATCGTTATCGATGGTCAGGAAAGCGGCAGAACTAGCCATAAAAGAACAGCCGGACGCGCTGATTGCGCTTGGTGGTGGCAGCAATATTGACGCAACCAAATTGGTGGGAATCATTTTGCAGCATGGCGGCGACCCACGTGACTATGTGGGGGAACATCGTGTTCCAGGGCCAATCGTACCATTAATCGCGATTCCTACAACAGCAGGCACCGGAAGCGAAGTATCGCAGGCAGCGGTGTTTACGGATACGGAGCGTCAGCTGAAAGTCAGTTGTCTCAGCCCATATCTGCGACCAAAAATTGCAATTGTCGATCCCCTGCTGACGTACAGTTGCCCCCCCAAAGTAACCGCAGATAGCGGTATTGACGCTCTGACGCACGCCATCGAAGCATATACTGCCATCGATAATGCTGATTACCCACTTCCCCCGAATGAACGATCAACTTATCAGGGAAAAAATCCTATTGCAGATATGTATGCAGAAAAAACGATTCATCTTGTCAGCCATTATCTGGTGCGTGCATATCGTGACCCAAATGATGCAGAAGCTCGCGAAGGGATGGCACTGGCAGCTACAATGGGTGGGCTGGCTTTTTCGAATGCGGGTGTCGCATTGGTGCACGCCATGGAATACCCTGTTGGGGCAGCAGTTCATGTCTCCCATGGTGCTGGAAACGGATTATTGCTCCCCTACATCATGCAATACAACCTGCCTGTCCGTCAACAAGCCTTTCAAAAAATTGCTGGATTGATGGGTGTCTCTGGTGTGGGCAAAGACGGTGTGTCCGCAGCACTCAGGGCCATCGATGCAGTCAGAGAGCTGCGTAAAGCAATTGATATCCCGGAACGGCTGCGTGACTTGGGGGTGAAACAGAGTCAATTAGCAGAATTTGCTGTCAAAGCCCACTCTTTTACACGTCTGATGCGGGTTAATCCACAGTTCCCGACAGTGGCTGAAATAGAGCAGATCTATCAAGCAGCCTGGTAA